The Roseovarius indicus genome has a segment encoding these proteins:
- a CDS encoding sulfotransferase domain-containing protein produces MKNSIVWLASFPKSGNTWTRIFLANYFANRDAPLSINEADRFGFGDSVLSMYQRVAGPGLDVNNKPQVVSVRNHVLQAIVANNADLNFVKTHNAFTNAYGVDLFPRQVSRCGIYIVRNPQDVVLSYARHFGISHEDVVMRMSRSDHLTLPYENQVTQFLGSWSDHVSGWASTGVFPVLTVRYEDMLDRPVDSFRAILQHIGAPVDEARLEKAVRFSSFDEVSKQEREQGFKEASHYADRFFTKGEAGQWREGLAPELSRKIRKQHRKVMKKHGYLE; encoded by the coding sequence ATGAAGAACAGTATCGTCTGGCTGGCCTCTTTTCCCAAGTCGGGCAATACGTGGACGCGGATCTTTCTCGCGAACTACTTCGCCAACCGCGACGCGCCCCTCTCGATCAACGAGGCAGACCGCTTCGGTTTTGGCGACTCCGTCCTCAGCATGTACCAGCGCGTCGCCGGCCCCGGCCTCGACGTGAACAACAAGCCCCAGGTCGTGAGTGTCAGGAACCATGTGCTTCAGGCCATCGTCGCGAACAATGCCGACCTGAATTTCGTCAAGACTCACAATGCCTTCACCAATGCCTACGGGGTCGACCTCTTCCCACGGCAGGTGTCGCGCTGCGGCATTTACATCGTCCGCAACCCGCAGGACGTGGTGCTGTCCTATGCCCGCCACTTCGGGATCAGCCACGAAGACGTCGTGATGCGCATGTCACGCAGCGATCACCTGACGCTGCCTTACGAAAACCAGGTCACGCAATTCCTCGGTTCCTGGTCGGATCACGTCTCCGGCTGGGCGTCGACCGGGGTGTTTCCGGTGCTGACCGTCCGCTACGAAGACATGCTCGACCGGCCCGTCGACAGTTTCCGCGCGATCCTGCAACATATCGGCGCTCCCGTGGATGAAGCCCGCCTTGAAAAGGCCGTGCGCTTCTCCAGCTTTGACGAAGTCTCGAAACAGGAACGCGAGCAGGGCTTCAAGGAAGCCTCGCATTACGCCGACCGGTTCTTCACGAAAGGCGAGGCGGGCCAATGGCGAGAGGGGCTCGCCCCCGAGCTATCACGAAAAATCCGCAAGCAGCACCGCAAGGTCATGAAAAAACACGGGTATCTGGAATGA
- the dusA gene encoding tRNA dihydrouridine(20/20a) synthase DusA: MMDWTDRHCRYLHRLLSSRALLYTEMVTAPALVRGGAVHLLDFSPEEHPVALQLGGSDPAELAEAARMGAEAGYDEINLNVGCPSDRVQSGTFGAVLMKEPALVAECCAAMIAATDVEVTVKCRIGVDDQDPEQVLPEFLARVAAAGVERFTIHARKAWLQGLSPKENRDVPPLDYDLVQRMKGLFPALHLSVNGGISTLAEAKAFLDAGMDGVMLGRAAYHNPADILGPADRIIFGEDAPDRTAEDAVRAMQPYIETHLARGGKLHQITRHMLGLFTGRPGARAWRRVLSEGATRPGADYDLVEEALAQVTGEPVAG; this comes from the coding sequence ATGATGGACTGGACCGACCGGCATTGCCGCTACCTGCACCGGCTGCTGTCGTCGCGCGCGCTGCTTTACACCGAGATGGTCACCGCCCCCGCGCTGGTGCGGGGCGGCGCGGTGCATCTGCTCGACTTCTCGCCCGAGGAACATCCCGTCGCCCTGCAACTCGGCGGCTCCGACCCGGCCGAACTGGCCGAGGCCGCGCGCATGGGCGCCGAGGCCGGCTATGACGAGATCAACCTCAATGTCGGCTGCCCCTCGGACCGCGTGCAATCCGGCACCTTCGGCGCCGTGCTGATGAAAGAGCCGGCGCTGGTCGCCGAATGCTGCGCTGCCATGATTGCCGCCACCGATGTCGAGGTCACCGTCAAATGCCGCATCGGTGTCGATGATCAGGACCCGGAACAGGTGCTCCCCGAATTCCTCGCCCGCGTCGCGGCCGCCGGTGTCGAACGCTTCACCATCCACGCCCGCAAGGCCTGGCTGCAAGGCCTGTCGCCGAAGGAAAACCGCGACGTCCCGCCGCTCGATTACGATCTCGTCCAGCGCATGAAGGGCCTCTTCCCGGCGCTGCACCTCTCCGTCAACGGCGGTATCTCAACGCTCGCCGAGGCGAAGGCTTTTCTCGATGCGGGGATGGATGGCGTCATGCTCGGCCGCGCCGCCTATCACAATCCGGCCGATATCCTCGGCCCCGCCGACCGGATCATCTTTGGCGAAGACGCCCCCGACCGCACGGCCGAAGACGCCGTTCGCGCCATGCAACCCTATATCGAGACCCACCTCGCCCGGGGCGGCAAGCTTCACCAGATCACCCGCCACATGCTGGGCCTCTTCACCGGCCGCCCCGGCGCCCGCGCCTGGCGCCGCGTCCTGTCGGAAGGGGCCACGCGCCCCGGCGCCGATTACGACCTCGTGGAAGAGGCGCTCGCCCAGGTCACCGGCGAGCCCGTGGCGGGGTAG
- a CDS encoding porin yields MKKQLLCTSAIALGIAAAPAAAQEWNLDWGGYMNQHVAFGDISDNLTALTGLASPDWEGDGLDLHQTTEIIFTPSVTLDNGMTFGINVQLEGERTAANIDETYMSISSDTFGRLDLGAENSAGYKSMVGAPGVTSMYINSPSTSAFIPYTGVDAFLSAAAGTPITLVTLPFRQAGLSSYTEVGGNNDVQRITYYTPDFNGLTVGVSYAPQGVVNAASSFSINKNAVLSDIFDIGVNYSNTFGSTDITLAARWGTGDSPSTAPTASDFETWGVGFQVGFNNITVGGSWTENDNDETLVPSVIGIGDSEGWSFGVTYDAAGPWAFEALTYQSETDLVVGGVALGKTDREAYRIGASRTLGPGVDWDIYVVHETRDANILGALPGDEVEGTLLGTAINLSF; encoded by the coding sequence TTGAAAAAGCAACTTCTCTGCACCAGCGCGATCGCTCTCGGCATCGCAGCTGCGCCGGCAGCAGCCCAGGAGTGGAACCTGGACTGGGGCGGCTACATGAACCAGCACGTTGCGTTCGGTGACATCTCGGACAACCTGACCGCTCTGACCGGTCTGGCCAGCCCGGACTGGGAAGGCGACGGCCTTGACCTGCACCAAACCACCGAGATCATCTTCACGCCGAGCGTCACGCTCGACAACGGGATGACCTTCGGTATCAACGTTCAGCTCGAAGGCGAGCGTACCGCAGCAAACATCGACGAAACCTACATGTCGATCAGCAGCGATACCTTCGGCCGCCTCGACCTGGGTGCTGAAAACTCGGCTGGTTACAAATCGATGGTTGGCGCACCTGGCGTTACCTCGATGTACATCAACTCGCCCTCGACCTCGGCGTTCATCCCGTACACCGGTGTTGACGCGTTCCTGTCGGCCGCAGCTGGTACCCCGATCACTCTGGTTACCCTGCCGTTCCGTCAAGCAGGTCTGTCGTCCTACACTGAGGTTGGCGGCAACAACGACGTTCAGCGTATCACCTACTACACGCCGGACTTCAACGGCCTGACCGTCGGTGTTTCGTACGCTCCGCAAGGCGTCGTGAACGCTGCATCGAGCTTCAGCATCAACAAAAACGCGGTTCTGTCGGACATCTTCGACATCGGTGTTAACTACTCGAACACCTTTGGCTCGACCGACATCACGCTGGCCGCTCGCTGGGGTACCGGTGACTCGCCGAGCACCGCACCGACCGCTTCGGACTTCGAAACCTGGGGTGTTGGCTTCCAAGTTGGCTTCAACAACATCACCGTTGGTGGTAGCTGGACCGAAAACGACAACGACGAAACCCTCGTTCCGTCGGTTATCGGCATCGGCGACTCGGAAGGCTGGAGCTTTGGTGTCACCTACGACGCCGCTGGTCCGTGGGCCTTCGAAGCTCTGACCTACCAGTCGGAAACCGACCTGGTTGTTGGTGGTGTTGCCCTGGGCAAAACCGATCGTGAAGCCTACCGCATCGGCGCAAGCCGTACGCTTGGACCGGGCGTCGATTGGGATATCTACGTGGTTCACGAAACCCGTGACGCCAACATCCTCGGCGCCCTCCCGGGCGACGAAGTTGAAGGCACCCTGCTGGGTACCGCGATCAACCTGAGCTTCTAA
- a CDS encoding sulfotransferase domain-containing protein yields MSNLRRIIWLASYPKSGNTWMRSLLAHYFMPPGQAPDINNLRRFTTADVRQDFFDAANGGPFSTQSVNEWLQVRQKAVRLIAGSKPGTHFVKTHCQAVQYMGQHLIPPEVTAGAIYIMRNPFDLAPSFARHQSADIDTAIERMMNPETMMGTDTGIRDAMGRWDTHIETWTSAPGLPRHVVRYEDMLDKPAKVMRGLLDFLSVKPDSAKLAKAIKATTFEAMKKQEEANGFFERPAGMQAFFAKGQAGVWREDLTPAQVGRIREAFLPTLEKWYPELLKETAEVAAAG; encoded by the coding sequence ATGAGTAACCTGCGGCGGATCATCTGGCTGGCCTCCTACCCGAAATCCGGCAACACCTGGATGCGCAGCCTTCTGGCGCATTACTTCATGCCGCCGGGGCAGGCGCCCGACATCAACAACCTGCGCCGCTTCACCACGGCCGATGTCCGGCAGGATTTCTTCGACGCCGCGAATGGCGGCCCGTTTTCGACCCAAAGCGTGAACGAGTGGCTACAGGTCCGGCAAAAGGCCGTGCGCCTCATCGCCGGCTCCAAGCCGGGCACGCATTTCGTCAAGACGCACTGCCAGGCCGTCCAGTACATGGGCCAGCACCTCATCCCGCCCGAGGTCACCGCGGGCGCCATCTACATCATGCGCAACCCGTTCGATCTTGCCCCGTCCTTCGCCCGCCACCAGAGCGCCGATATCGACACCGCGATCGAGCGGATGATGAACCCGGAGACCATGATGGGCACCGATACCGGTATCCGCGACGCGATGGGCCGCTGGGACACCCATATCGAGACATGGACAAGCGCGCCGGGCCTGCCGCGCCACGTGGTCCGCTACGAGGATATGCTCGACAAGCCCGCCAAGGTCATGCGCGGCCTGCTCGATTTCCTCAGCGTGAAACCCGACAGCGCCAAGCTCGCCAAGGCGATCAAGGCAACCACCTTCGAGGCGATGAAGAAACAGGAGGAAGCCAACGGCTTCTTCGAACGCCCCGCCGGCATGCAGGCCTTCTTCGCCAAGGGGCAGGCCGGCGTCTGGCGCGAGGATCTGACCCCGGCCCAGGTCGGCCGCATTCGCGAGGCGTTCCTGCCGACGCTGGAAAAGTGGTATCCCGAACTTCTGAAGGAAACCGCCGAGGTCGCCGCTGCCGGCTGA
- a CDS encoding TauD/TfdA family dioxygenase: MTHAEVQLRDNGLIAPLTRGETYFNYHWLRDACPTTIDPQTRERVFDVTSLKASPSARSARIADDALEIEWANEDHVTRIPMEKLEAFVANGRKPDPADLPRQLWYAGHNAQFRRVSQAEVEGTDEGRARLSRALIEEGVALVTGMENSDESLTRLVNCLGPVTPTGEGHYFEVRLEIEPTNLAFTAGPLEMHTDLPGEEMAPGVQFLHCRANTVEGGFSLFLDGAAVAGALREEDPEAFELLATHEIPFFYRHDGWDYRAWQKVIELDARGNVSGVTISQHLQEDMDLPQEVLDSYYPAFCKFIRMMQDPRFVCRFRLNAGECIVFDNHRIVHGREAFSADSGERHLRGCYTDRGATWSTYRTLATKGHDGLPVATAAE; this comes from the coding sequence ATGACGCACGCCGAGGTCCAGCTCAGGGACAACGGACTGATTGCACCGCTCACCCGCGGTGAAACCTATTTCAACTATCACTGGCTGCGCGATGCCTGCCCGACGACGATCGACCCGCAGACCCGGGAACGGGTCTTTGATGTCACGTCGCTCAAGGCATCCCCGAGCGCGCGGAGTGCGCGGATCGCCGACGACGCGCTGGAGATCGAGTGGGCGAACGAAGATCACGTGACGCGCATTCCGATGGAAAAGCTCGAGGCATTCGTCGCCAATGGCCGCAAGCCCGACCCGGCCGACCTGCCCCGGCAGCTTTGGTATGCCGGGCACAACGCGCAGTTTCGGCGCGTGTCCCAGGCCGAGGTCGAGGGCACGGACGAGGGCCGTGCGCGGCTGTCTCGGGCGCTGATCGAGGAAGGCGTCGCGCTGGTCACCGGGATGGAGAACAGCGATGAGAGCCTGACGCGGCTGGTCAACTGCCTTGGGCCGGTGACGCCTACCGGCGAAGGGCATTACTTCGAGGTGCGGCTCGAGATCGAGCCCACGAACCTTGCATTTACCGCCGGTCCGCTGGAGATGCATACCGACCTGCCCGGCGAGGAGATGGCGCCGGGCGTTCAGTTCCTGCATTGCCGGGCGAACACCGTGGAGGGCGGCTTCAGCCTGTTTCTGGACGGGGCCGCGGTGGCCGGGGCGCTGCGGGAGGAAGATCCCGAGGCGTTCGAGCTTCTGGCGACGCACGAGATTCCGTTTTTCTACCGCCATGACGGCTGGGATTACCGGGCCTGGCAGAAGGTGATCGAGCTCGACGCGCGGGGCAATGTCTCGGGCGTGACGATTTCCCAGCATCTTCAGGAGGACATGGACCTGCCGCAGGAGGTGCTCGACAGCTATTACCCGGCGTTCTGCAAGTTCATCCGGATGATGCAGGACCCGCGTTTCGTGTGCCGGTTCCGGCTCAATGCCGGGGAATGCATCGTGTTCGACAACCACAGGATCGTGCACGGGCGGGAAGCGTTCTCGGCCGATAGCGGCGAGCGGCACCTGCGCGGGTGCTATACCGACCGTGGCGCGACGTGGAGCACGTATCGCACGCTGGCCACGAAAGGGCATGACGGGCTGCCGGTGGCGACCGCCGCGGAGTAG
- a CDS encoding sulfotransferase domain-containing protein has product MTPQKNIVWLASYPKSGNTWVRIFLANYFANEDKPLSINDAGRFGFGDSAASMYRKVAGGPIDPNNKRQILALRPHLLKAIASNGASVNFIKTHNVDSQVFGVDLIPPQPTRTAIYIVRNPLDVTLSFARHFAMSHDAAVETIGRSNYVTESNAKQVTEYRASWSDHVTSWTQEKRFPVVLLRYEDMLQDPVKAFEGMLTRAALPVDRARIEKAVRFSSFEEVSKQEKEGGFKETSEVADQFFTFGTSGQWQTALAPELVEKVRKQHRKMMKKHGYLE; this is encoded by the coding sequence ATGACCCCGCAGAAGAATATAGTCTGGCTGGCGTCCTACCCGAAATCGGGCAACACCTGGGTGCGCATCTTCCTGGCCAACTACTTCGCCAACGAGGACAAGCCGCTCTCGATCAATGATGCCGGCCGGTTCGGCTTTGGCGACAGCGCGGCGTCGATGTACCGCAAGGTGGCGGGCGGCCCCATCGACCCGAACAACAAGCGGCAGATCCTCGCCCTGCGCCCGCACCTGCTCAAGGCGATCGCCTCGAACGGGGCCAGCGTCAATTTCATCAAGACCCACAATGTCGACTCGCAGGTCTTCGGCGTCGACCTGATCCCCCCGCAACCCACCCGGACAGCCATTTACATCGTCCGGAACCCGCTCGACGTCACGCTGTCCTTCGCGCGGCATTTCGCCATGAGCCACGACGCAGCGGTCGAAACCATCGGTCGCAGCAACTATGTGACCGAGTCGAATGCGAAACAGGTCACCGAATACCGCGCCTCGTGGTCCGACCACGTCACCAGCTGGACGCAGGAAAAGCGGTTCCCGGTGGTTCTGCTGCGCTACGAGGACATGCTGCAAGACCCGGTCAAGGCCTTCGAGGGCATGTTGACCCGCGCCGCTCTGCCGGTCGACAGGGCCCGGATCGAGAAGGCCGTGCGCTTTTCCAGCTTCGAAGAGGTGTCGAAACAGGAAAAGGAAGGTGGCTTCAAGGAAACCTCCGAGGTCGCCGACCAGTTTTTTACCTTCGGCACCAGCGGGCAATGGCAAACCGCGCTTGCACCCGAACTGGTCGAGAAGGTACGTAAACAGCACCGCAAGATGATGAAAAAACACGGGTATCTCGAATGA
- a CDS encoding multidrug effflux MFS transporter: MLRTGLVLGLLALVGPAAIDMYLPAMPRIAEEFGTSETAVQMTLTGYFIAFGVAQLVYGPLADQAGRRLPIFLGLGIFIVGAFGSAMAGSAEALVAWRAVQGLGGAALMVVPRAIIRDQYTGVEATKLMAMIMLVIAISPMLAPLAGSGIMALSGWRAVFFVLAGLGVLSAVLTLLAQPETLPKEVRVRISVRSMLRGGRVLLFDPGFMGVTLIGGFGMASFFVFLASAPFVYVEQFGLSPTGFSVAFALNAIGFFTASQLASWLGAKMGMRRLIRRGVTGFTLFTLALVGVALTVGTTLPLVVAGLFCANACLGVVIPTSMVLALDDHGDIAGLASSMGGTLQMLAGGLMIVAAGPFFDGTALPMLAAIALCGVIATVLTVLMLPREQYA; encoded by the coding sequence ATGTTACGTACCGGGTTGGTGCTCGGCCTGCTGGCGCTGGTCGGGCCGGCGGCGATTGATATGTATCTGCCCGCGATGCCGCGGATCGCCGAGGAGTTCGGCACATCCGAGACGGCCGTGCAGATGACGCTGACGGGCTATTTCATCGCCTTCGGCGTGGCGCAGTTGGTCTATGGACCGCTGGCCGATCAGGCCGGGCGGCGGCTGCCGATCTTCCTGGGGCTGGGGATCTTCATCGTGGGCGCATTTGGCTCGGCGATGGCCGGATCGGCCGAGGCCCTGGTGGCGTGGCGGGCCGTGCAGGGCCTTGGCGGCGCTGCGCTGATGGTGGTGCCGCGGGCGATCATCCGCGACCAGTATACCGGGGTCGAGGCGACGAAGCTGATGGCGATGATCATGCTGGTGATCGCGATATCGCCGATGCTGGCGCCGCTGGCGGGCAGCGGGATCATGGCGCTTTCCGGCTGGCGCGCGGTGTTCTTCGTGTTGGCGGGTCTGGGCGTGCTGTCGGCGGTGCTGACATTGCTGGCACAGCCCGAGACCCTGCCGAAGGAGGTCCGCGTGAGGATCTCGGTGCGCTCGATGTTGCGGGGCGGGCGGGTGCTGCTGTTCGATCCGGGCTTCATGGGGGTGACGCTGATCGGCGGGTTCGGGATGGCGAGTTTCTTCGTCTTCCTGGCCTCGGCGCCGTTCGTCTATGTCGAGCAGTTCGGCCTGTCGCCGACCGGGTTTTCGGTGGCGTTTGCCCTGAACGCGATCGGGTTCTTCACCGCGTCTCAGCTCGCCTCGTGGCTGGGGGCGAAGATGGGGATGCGGCGGCTCATTCGGCGGGGCGTGACCGGGTTCACCTTGTTCACGCTGGCGCTGGTGGGCGTGGCACTGACCGTGGGGACGACGCTGCCGCTGGTGGTGGCGGGGCTCTTCTGTGCCAATGCCTGTCTGGGTGTGGTGATCCCAACGTCGATGGTGCTGGCGCTGGATGACCACGGGGACATTGCCGGGCTGGCCTCGTCGATGGGCGGCACGCTGCAGATGCTGGCGGGCGGGCTGATGATCGTTGCGGCGGGGCCGTTCTTTGACGGCACGGCGCTTCCGATGCTGGCGGCGATTGCGCTCTGCGGGGTGATCGCGACGGTGCTGACCGTCTTGATGCTGCCGCGGGAGCAATACGCCTGA
- a CDS encoding alkane 1-monooxygenase, with translation MTSIPGAAQPARLRAWPYWMTLTFVPLVALAVTQGGWAILLVPFYGWVLMPLLDMVLGRNLRNPDPDTPDDALFWFRLLTWIWFPVQFVLVYGSLWYLTHVAVHSTLETLGIMFGIGVTTGVVGIVYAHELFHKANRVERTLGDLLMALVMYGHFRTEHLLVHHPYVGTPRDTVTARYNEGFHRYFFRVLRDGFASAWRAERAMLARKGLGPWHRSNPIWKYLALQAFFLALAYTIGGMVGVGLFLFQAIVAIWQLELTNYVEHYGLTRKHLGDGKYEPVRPHHSWDSAHTVSGLLLINLQRHADHHVHPMRRYPLLQVYDESQVPMLPTGYPPMTALAMVPPLWRRVFNPKVRAWRKRFYPEITDWGPYKRMTPPAPRGAG, from the coding sequence ATGACGAGCATTCCAGGCGCCGCGCAACCGGCCCGCCTTCGGGCTTGGCCTTACTGGATGACGCTGACCTTCGTGCCGCTGGTCGCGCTGGCGGTGACGCAGGGCGGCTGGGCCATCCTGCTGGTGCCGTTCTATGGCTGGGTGCTGATGCCGCTTCTGGACATGGTTCTGGGCCGGAACCTGCGAAACCCGGATCCCGACACGCCCGACGACGCGCTGTTCTGGTTCCGGTTGCTGACATGGATCTGGTTCCCGGTGCAGTTCGTGCTGGTTTACGGGAGCCTTTGGTACCTGACACATGTGGCCGTGCATTCGACGCTGGAGACGCTGGGGATCATGTTCGGCATCGGGGTGACCACTGGCGTTGTTGGCATCGTCTATGCGCATGAGCTGTTTCACAAGGCGAACCGGGTAGAGCGGACGCTGGGCGATCTGCTGATGGCGCTGGTGATGTACGGGCATTTCCGAACGGAGCACCTGCTGGTGCACCATCCGTATGTCGGCACACCGCGCGATACCGTGACGGCGCGGTATAACGAGGGGTTTCACCGGTATTTCTTTCGGGTGCTGCGCGACGGGTTCGCTTCGGCCTGGCGGGCTGAACGGGCCATGTTGGCGCGCAAGGGGCTTGGGCCGTGGCACAGGTCAAATCCGATCTGGAAGTATCTGGCGTTGCAGGCGTTTTTCCTCGCGCTGGCCTATACGATCGGCGGAATGGTGGGTGTCGGACTGTTCCTGTTCCAAGCCATCGTGGCGATCTGGCAGCTGGAGCTGACCAACTATGTCGAGCATTACGGGCTGACGCGAAAACACCTGGGCGACGGAAAGTATGAGCCGGTGCGGCCGCATCATTCGTGGGATTCAGCGCATACGGTGTCAGGGCTGCTGCTGATCAACCTGCAGCGCCATGCCGACCACCACGTGCATCCGATGCGGCGCTATCCGCTGTTGCAGGTCTATGACGAGAGCCAGGTGCCGATGCTGCCGACGGGCTATCCACCGATGACGGCGCTCGCGATGGTGCCGCCGCTGTGGCGGCGGGTGTTCAACCCCAAGGTTCGGGCTTGGCGGAAGCGGTTCTACCCCGAGATCACCGACTGGGGGCCCTACAAGAGGATGACGCCCCCTGCCCCGCGCGGCGCGGGTTGA
- a CDS encoding sulfotransferase domain-containing protein: MSAPKSIIWLASYPKSGNTWTRIFLANYLMNSDKPVPINQVHRFGMGDSIPRMYQMVAGRQIDVRDYQETLKLRDKVLAGIVANKADVNFVKTHNVRAEAFGVTLIPDRFTKSAIYIIRNPLDMLVSFARHYGLSHQDTATAIARSDHANSADGTTVTQFLGSWSEHVASWTENMPYPVCVLRYEDMLAKPEESFGKVLSHIGIPNDPARLDKAIRFSSFDELSKQEQDGGFVESSPKNERFFSKGKSGQWQSELSPEIVEQVKSDHHKYMKKYGYLDE; the protein is encoded by the coding sequence ATGAGCGCGCCAAAGAGCATTATCTGGCTGGCCTCCTATCCCAAGTCGGGCAACACCTGGACGCGGATATTCCTGGCCAACTACCTCATGAACTCCGACAAGCCTGTTCCGATCAACCAGGTGCATCGCTTCGGCATGGGAGACTCCATTCCGCGCATGTACCAGATGGTCGCCGGCCGCCAGATCGACGTGCGCGATTACCAGGAAACGCTGAAACTGCGCGACAAGGTGCTTGCCGGCATCGTCGCCAACAAGGCCGACGTCAATTTCGTCAAGACCCACAACGTCCGGGCCGAGGCGTTCGGCGTCACCCTGATCCCCGACCGGTTCACCAAATCGGCGATCTACATCATCCGCAACCCCTTGGATATGCTGGTTTCCTTCGCCCGCCACTATGGCCTCAGCCACCAGGATACGGCCACCGCCATCGCCCGCTCGGATCACGCCAACTCGGCCGATGGCACAACCGTGACCCAATTCCTCGGAAGCTGGTCCGAGCACGTCGCCAGTTGGACGGAAAACATGCCATACCCGGTTTGCGTGCTGCGCTACGAAGACATGCTCGCGAAGCCCGAGGAAAGTTTCGGCAAGGTGCTCTCGCATATCGGTATCCCGAACGACCCAGCCCGCCTCGACAAGGCGATCCGCTTTTCCAGCTTCGACGAGTTGTCCAAGCAGGAACAGGATGGCGGTTTTGTCGAAAGCTCACCCAAGAACGAGCGTTTCTTTTCCAAGGGCAAGAGCGGCCAATGGCAGTCGGAGCTGTCCCCCGAGATCGTCGAACAGGTGAAGTCGGATCACCACAAGTACATGAAAAAATACGGATATCTCGATGAGTAA
- a CDS encoding 3-carboxy-cis,cis-muconate cycloisomerase, whose protein sequence is MTGAEPGGWLEAVAGDAPTASRLAEASRLKDMLRVEAAYSRALGAVGQVTPEAAEAAAAAIETAEIDTAKLAREAAEDGMPVPSLSRQLRAAVPEDLQRAVHKGLTSQDVMDTALVLALRDILDDFETRLDRVDAALAKLDDAFGAGPLMARTRMQAALPVTVSDRIALWRRPLPGHRERLAQLRPRLLRLQLGGPVGTRGTFHGQGDAIARHMAGALDLGSPETAWHTDRSPLAELGSWLSMVTGSLGKMGHDIALMSQQGVDAAQLKGGGSSSAMAHKVNPVGAELLVTLARFTAVQLPGLHLALDHEQERSGISWTLEWLVLPPMLIATGAALARAEALPAAIERLGDDGGEKGTRDA, encoded by the coding sequence GTGACCGGGGCCGAACCCGGCGGTTGGCTCGAGGCCGTCGCGGGCGACGCCCCGACAGCCTCGCGCCTTGCCGAAGCCAGTCGGCTGAAGGACATGCTGCGCGTGGAGGCCGCCTATTCCCGCGCTCTCGGCGCCGTGGGGCAGGTGACGCCCGAGGCCGCAGAGGCCGCCGCCGCCGCCATCGAGACGGCAGAGATCGACACCGCAAAGCTGGCACGGGAAGCCGCCGAGGATGGCATGCCCGTCCCGTCGCTCTCGCGACAGCTGCGCGCGGCCGTACCGGAAGACCTGCAGCGTGCCGTTCACAAGGGCCTTACTTCGCAGGACGTGATGGATACGGCGCTCGTGCTCGCCCTGCGTGATATCCTCGATGATTTCGAAACCCGTCTCGACCGGGTCGACGCAGCTCTCGCTAAGCTCGACGACGCATTCGGCGCGGGTCCCCTCATGGCACGCACGCGGATGCAGGCGGCCCTACCGGTGACCGTGTCCGACCGCATTGCGCTCTGGCGCCGCCCCTTGCCGGGCCACCGCGAGCGGCTGGCCCAGCTCCGCCCCCGGCTCCTGCGCCTGCAACTGGGCGGGCCGGTCGGCACCCGCGGCACCTTCCACGGGCAAGGCGACGCCATCGCCCGGCACATGGCCGGGGCGCTGGACCTCGGCAGCCCCGAAACCGCCTGGCACACCGACCGCAGCCCGCTTGCCGAACTCGGCAGCTGGCTTTCGATGGTGACGGGCAGCCTTGGCAAGATGGGTCACGACATCGCGCTGATGAGCCAGCAGGGCGTCGATGCGGCGCAGCTCAAGGGGGGCGGTTCTTCCTCGGCGATGGCACACAAGGTAAACCCCGTCGGGGCCGAACTGCTCGTCACGCTGGCCCGGTTCACCGCGGTGCAACTTCCGGGTCTGCATCTCGCGCTCGATCACGAGCAGGAACGCTCGGGCATCTCCTGGACTCTCGAATGGCTCGTTCTGCCCCCGATGCTGATCGCGACCGGCGCCGCGCTTGCCCGCGCCGAAGCCCTTCCGGCCGCCATCGAGCGGCTGGGCGACGACGGGGGCGAAAAGGGAACACGCGACGCGTGA